The Pseudodesulfovibrio sp. S3 nucleotide sequence CCAGACCCTGGCCCCCGTATTCATGGGGGGCGTCTATGCCATGTTCGGCATGAACGCCGTTTTCTGGAGCGGCCTATTGAGTGCTGCAACCATCCTGATCATCGCCCTGTTTTTCATCAAAAACACCGATTAGCGGCCACCCACCCCTAATATGAGACTCGGATCGATCCGATAAGAAGACATGACCGGAATACGCTCGCGCTTACAACACAAACTCAATCCGCTGCACGTCTACTGCAGACTGCGCACCCTTGGCCTGGCCCACGGGACGGCAACCGCAGTGACGTGGTGCTATGAACGCGCCCTCTACCGCCGGGTTCTCGCCTGATCTCCCTGTCAGAAAAAGAGCTATGACTGCCGATACCGCTCGATAAAGGCGTCCAACCGATCCCGCTGTTTCTCCATGTGCAGAATCCAGGCCTCCAGAACCTCAAGCCCTTCAGGTGTGACCGAGTAGACCCGCTTGGCCGGACCGTCGCCCTCTGCATCCCAATTTGAAGTAACCAATCCCTCCTCGTCCATCTGACGAAGATGCCGATAAATCATACCGGGTGGCGCATCGCCGCGCAGAAACCCAAACTCGCCGATGGACTGGATAAGTTGGTATCCATAGGAAGGCCCTTTGCTCAAGGCCATGAGCAAAGAGGACTGAACGTATCTTTGCGGCTTTCCGCCGCCCACTTTTTTCGACATTTGTGCAAAGTCCTTCTTGACTATATGTGCTTAGAGGATATATAAACAGTATAGACAACAATCCACGAAGGCACAACACCAAGGAGGCAGTTATGAAAATATTCGTACGTGAGCGTCAGAGGGCCGATGAGGGAACCAAGAAACCGAGATTCAAGGTCGTGGGCGTCCAGGGCGGGGATCTCAAGCTCTATGCCAAACGCATCCGCAAATGCGAACTCAAGGAGATCGCCGAGATTACCGGAGCCGAGGTTATCTACCTGGCTCGGGACGGCGAAGGGGCCGAGGGCAAAAAAAAATAGCTCTAGAGAAAAAGACCGGAAGCATATAGCTCCCGGTCTTTTTTGCGTCTGATGCCCGGACTCAATCCTTGTAAATGATCGTGCCCACATGCTCCCCGTCAAGAGCGGGGATCAAAT carries:
- a CDS encoding PadR family transcriptional regulator, which gives rise to MSKKVGGGKPQRYVQSSLLMALSKGPSYGYQLIQSIGEFGFLRGDAPPGMIYRHLRQMDEEGLVTSNWDAEGDGPAKRVYSVTPEGLEVLEAWILHMEKQRDRLDAFIERYRQS